The Salvia miltiorrhiza cultivar Shanhuang (shh) chromosome 2, IMPLAD_Smil_shh, whole genome shotgun sequence DNA window TTGAATTGATTCCAGTTAATTTCTGTGTCTTGATAGAAGTCTTGCATAATAACTTCTGGCATTCTCTCAGAACGAGAACCAAGCTATGTGGCTTCACGGGCAAGGTTCAAGAACGGTGCAAGCTGTTCCATCCAATGCGTATTACAATTACCAGGGACAAAACCAGCAGCCCGGTGGTTTCAGGCAAGCTCAGCAGCAGACGCAGAATTATGGGGCCCCGGGTTACCCAAATTTCTACCATTCGCAGGCCGGGATCTCCCTCGACCAGCAACAAAACCCGAGAGATGGCGCGCTTGGTGCCCCTCAAGGACAGCCTAAGCAGTCCCAGATGTGGCCCAATGGTTACTAATTAGCTCTCGTGCTTCTGCAACAAGTGTGAAGCAACCCTCTCAAGACGTTCTGGCATGGTATGATTTTCATTTGAGATGATGGGCTGTGCCTGTGCACGTGCCTCGAAGGTTGCATCGCGTGCTCGTCAGTCGATGTAACTTAGAGAGAGATATGGCTGCTAACTGTTGTGTTGGTGGAGATGTGTTTTTCTCTTCCACTTTCACTTGATTTAGATTCACTTTTCTTTAGAGAGAGCTGCTTAAGTTAAATGTCGATTGTCTAATCACGTTTTTTCTCTTGCTTTTCAATTGAATCACTGTATCATTTCGTTGTACAATAGGAATTAAGTTTTGGTTTACTGTCACgtcttttttaattttcagtgCAGGTAATTAATTTGAGATAGTTTATTGTTAAGGTTTCAGTTTGAAAATTATGATAGAAAGTACTCCTTATTTTCTTTTCGAGGTGTCCCCAAAATTTTTTTGCCtagtttccttattttttttatttttatacatgaTCCGCCATTAACTTTGTAATTACAActttttaaaactaaattttgagggatggagagagtaataAACATTTATATACGAggtttcaaattttttttttcctttaatgAGAAAATGCAAATGTTTAATTGGCTAAAACTAGTACGCTTTAGGCAATTAGGTGTTGAAATATTACCATTTGTTTTTTGAAGCTTGGCACTTCTGATTGTTTCTTTTGAGGGATTTGACAAAAGATTTATTGATCTTGACCTGATTTTAACTTTAGATATGGTTTATAAATTGCTGTGACATGATATTTTCTATTTGTACCATGCCCAAAACTTTTAGAAGATCAGGAaacatctattttttttttgagaggatcAGGAAAACATCTATTACATCCTGAAAAAATCATGCAATATCTTTTAGCTGTCGGAAATTTCCACGCGTGTTTGTTTtgttacaaataaaaaattaagtttataactgaaatattacaaataaaaaattggttATAATTGATTAATATTTGGCATGTACACCCATtgtttttagggttaattatgtataaattactgaactttcaacaaattctcattttgcacatgaactataaaatatttattaaaagtactcaactattaatttattctcattttgcatatttgtttattttccgGCCAAACTTTGGGtctaaaatgacgtcgttttcaTCCAACTACACATTACAATGTCAATTCTATTTTTTCATACGATCATATTTATGCTACACAAGCATATTCATGTCAAACGAGTATATTTATGCCATGTCACCACGATGAAAAATGggcaaatatgcaaaatgagaataaattaatagttaagtaattttaataaagattttaaagttgatgtgcaaaatgagaatttgttgaaagttcaataatttatatgcaattaacccttgtttttatttatttgtttttcttctATGGCGGATCAAATTCGTTGCCTTCATTTGGCGTATGATAATTCGACTGGGAATAGAAAATTTGATACAAAATCATGGATATCTACTCTTATCAAATGGAAAGCAAATGTAGTTTTAACACACTAATTTTTCTCCTTAGTATAATTTGATTGTTCTATAATCTACTCTTATCACTTGTCCATCAGTTCACTGTAATGATTTTTTTCAACCGAACAGACCGaattagagttaatatataatgtcaagtaaaaaataatactatcatTCATAAAAACCACTTTTATTCGTATTACAAGTGGAAAAGAAAACCGAAATAATCATCGGTTAGTTTCAGTTGAGCCGGATTTTGAGGCAATTTAGTTATTTCAATCTCGTGGTGATAGTCTTTCTTGTAAAAACCGACCAGAAATAGAATAACTAAATACTCACCcctacttgaaaaaaaaaacatcgtACTTTGTTAGCAAACAATcattatttttcttgaaaaatcATCCCGACATCCACTTGCAGCCAGCACTTCTGAAACAAGAAAAGTGAAGGTACACCATGCACATGAATGTGCCAAAAGCTGGATTAACAATGTTGTCAAGTTTGTCACTAGAGATATAAAGCACAATGTACTCAGCAAGATGATAGAGATGGTACCGATTTTCGTATATATTTTTTCCTCTGCGATATCATCACTTCAGAAAAGACCTAGTAAGTTGTTCACGAGCAGTCGCTAGAGCTTGGCTTATCGTCTGTAGAAAGGTGAAGATTGGTTACCACTAATAGGTTATTTAGATTCATAAAATTTGGGAACAGGGAAAGAAGCCATCAAACCTGCTCGGAGAGAGGTGCTCCAGAATCAATACTGTGACTTGCAACTTTACCAGCGATGCTGTTTGCATCAGTTTCAAGAATAATTCTGTACCCATCAAAGGTGAAAGGCGTTGTAAATATAGATAATGGACAAAACATTTTTTCAGGCATTGAGGTTTCATGCTCTGCTGCAATGTGTTGACAATAGTAAATATTCAGTTGTTTTACACACTTTCATGTTCGGTAACTTTATAACATGACTACATGATGGTGTATTCGCTATGCATGTCAGGGGTTGGAGAAATTCATAGGACAAATACATCTAGGCTATTTCTAATTAATCATCTACTAAGGGCTTATAGTAATAGCTGCAAGAATGCGTGCTTATTAATACTATAGGAtgttttctaaatataaatttttaggtTTCCAAAGATACATCATATAAGACAATAGCCATTTGAATTTCCATCTTTAACTAGTAGGcatgcaaaagaaaaagaaagaaaagaaagaaaagaaaaaagagaagctTACCCGCCATCAACGATTTCATCAAGGCATAGAAGGATGAGATCCAAATTCTCGAGCGCTTCCCTCTTCTCCACATTGCCCCTGAGGCAGGCAGCCAGAAAATGAACAAAGCATCTTTAAAGCACGGAGAGAAGCCAATGTCTGTATATGCAAATATGATCAGATTTTGTGGTGTACCTGAGCAGGATATCAACTGCATCAAAGAATCCCTGAAGAACAGTGGCTAAAATCAGTTCATTCTCTTCTTCACCCCCAGTAACAAAGAAGTGGAGATCTTGAACAAACTTGTAGATGATGATATTGCTATCGAACATAGTTATTTCCGCTGTAATTAGGTAATAAGAGGTTAGGCAGGGTGGTTGTGAGTGAGAGACAGAAAATACACTAGAAAGCTCATGAAGCAAACTAAAATAGATAAGACTTCTGACATATTGAATGACAAATAAGGGCACCATTAGACCTTGAGAATATCAAAGTGTTTCTGTTCAGAAAGACAGTCTGCAGAATGTGATTCCAACTGATCAAGCATGCATTACTAGACAGATTATGTAATTTCTAAAGTAGCTGCCAGGTTTTACACAGGGGTGGAAGTCTTTTACATTCATAGTCGCGACATTCTACTCCCTCTCCATATTTACACAAACAGAAGCCTATGTAATGAGTAACATAACTTAAGAGTCACCACTGAAAtagtttgaaaaatatttactaGTAGGATAGTACCCTATGGTTTCATTAACATATAATGTCGTAAAGCACCTTCAGTCCGAGCATTTGTTTTCTGGGTCTTGGTAAAGATGGTCTTCTCAAAAGCTTCCTTGGCAGCATTGGTAGGCCAATCATCTGAGTAGTACTTGGCTGCAATACGTTTCCCTTCTGAATCAAGAAGGATAATGTTCTTCACAGAAGGGCAGAAATCCTGATAACACGAAACATATGTAAATAAAAACAGAGCAGAATCAAGACTCTgcatatttatttcaattatatgtGAAGAATGTAGGAACTATAAAACATAATCCACGCAAAACAATTCTCACAAATTGCCTTGTTTTATACACCATAATAGGAAAAAGGGGCAAGTTTGTTCATTGACAACATAAACACCAGTTTATCAACTAATCATGTTAAAGTCTCAATTTTTTCAGTTATAAATCGTGAATCTTAGCATGAAAAACGCATTGTAAAGCAGGTTATTCAGATCAGATAGCACCCTCAACGTTTCAAATAGATCGACCGATAAACTACTCATAGTCTCTAGCACATATTCAATGAATTTCTGGCAAATGTGTCTCAAAGCACCAAATGATTCTCAATAATTTCACAATCACAGACAGATTATCGTGGTTTCGAAATTCAATCAAGATTAATCGTTGTCCTTATCGGCATCACTTCACGTAAGATCTATAAGCACgagaaataattaaatcaatctACTAGTGTTCAAAGAATGGTGAATCTGAAATATCAGATTTTCTCTGAGCAGATCAGTAGCTTAAGCTGGCTAAAGCCGCAATCTCTGTAGCTCTAGGCGGCAGAGAAGGATAAGTGGTTTTGACTGTGTatctgcagagagagagagagagagagagagaaagaaagagagtaaTACCATTTTCGGCGGAGAATATTTCGGCAGCGCCAGAGATCGCGATTGGATCGCCCTTCGCTTCGAACACGACGGATAGAGAGAGCGCGATTACACTAATGTGTAACGACAAGAGAATCGATAATGTCGAATAGCatgattataattataatttaatataataaaattagtacgtcccagcttttagtatccaattttccttttttggccgtcccatattttagtatccatttctatttttggtaaaagttggtgggacccttactccactttaattattttaactctcatataaaatgtgagacccttattccactcacaacacatcaatcactttattaaaacccgtgccgttctcaactggataccaaaagccgggacagagggagtagtataaTTCTGTACTCAAGTTCATCAacctat harbors:
- the LOC131013572 gene encoding coatomer subunit zeta-1-like produces the protein MDFCPSVKNIILLDSEGKRIAAKYYSDDWPTNAAKEAFEKTIFTKTQKTNARTEAEITMFDSNIIIYKFVQDLHFFVTGGEEENELILATVLQGFFDAVDILLRGNVEKREALENLDLILLCLDEIVDGGIILETDANSIAGKVASHSIDSGAPLSEQTISQALATAREQLTRSFLK